The following proteins are encoded in a genomic region of Magnolia sinica isolate HGM2019 chromosome 1, MsV1, whole genome shotgun sequence:
- the LOC131220981 gene encoding thylakoid lumenal 19 kDa protein, chloroplastic yields MATIFSPSAIFSSPTPKTPSNPTTTKSQPALPPTTTAKSSIAATAAAAAAAIILSTTPPSLADPSTSFQVYYGTAASAANYGGYGGNSIKKDSAEYIYDVPDGWKERLVSKVEKGTNGTDSEFYNPKKKTEKEYLTFLAGFRQLAPMDVVLNNLALSDVELQDLISSADSVKSEERKDDKGQVYYIYEIDGAGAHSLISVTCTKNKLYAHFVNAPNSEWNRDQETLKHIHESFKTVGSF; encoded by the coding sequence ATGGCCACCATCTTCTCTCCTTCAGCCATCTTCTCTTCTCCAACTCCAAAAACACCTTCAAATCCAACTACAACTAAATCACAACCCGCTCTCCCACCAACCACTACAGCCAAATCCTCAATTGCTGCCACTGCcgccgcagccgcagctgccaTCATCCTATCCACCACACCTCCCTCTCTAGCAGACCCATCCACCTCCTTCCAAGTGTACTACGGCACCGCTGCTAGTGCGGCCAACTACGGTGGCTATGGCGGCAATTCAATCAAGAAAGACTCTGCCGAGTACATCTACGATGTCCCCGACGGATGGAAGGAGCGTCTCGTCTCCAAAGTCGAGAAGGGAACCAACGGCACCGACAGCGAGTTCTACAACCCGAAGAAGAAGACCGAGAAAGAGTACTTGACCTTCCTCGCCGGCTTCCGCCAGCTGGCACCGATGGATGTTGTGCTGAACAACCTCGCTCTGTCAGACGTTGAGCTTCAGGATCTCATCTCCAGCGCCGACAGCGTGAAATCGGAGGAAAGGAAGGACGACAAGGGACAGGTCTACTATATCTACGAGATTGATGGGGCCGGCGCACATAGCTTGATCTCTGTTACGTGCACCAAGAACAAGCTCTATGCGCACTTCGTCAACGCGCCGAATTCCGAATGGAACAGGGATCAGGAGACATTGAAGCACATTCATGAGAGCTTCAAGACCGTTGGATCTTTTTAG
- the LOC131220988 gene encoding zinc transporter ZTP29-like isoform X1, with product MDSQVLVALALSLVGGLSTSIGALFVVLSRTPNLKMLGLLQGFAAGLMLSISFLDLAHNALNSIGFLKGNLWFFAGVIFFAFIVNFIPEPTLVPTKDARKKQKDDDGAGKDLMKKHRRQVLFSGIITAIGISLHNFPEGMAVFLGSMKGLRVGLNLALAIALHNIPEGVAVALPIYFATESKWQAFKLATLSGFAEPLGVIIVAYLFPSSLNPEILEGLLGSVGGVMAFLTLHEMLPLAFDYAGQKQAVKAVFLGMAFMSASLYFLEVSLPKEMSL from the exons ATGGATTCTCAGGTCTTAGTCGCTCTCGCTCTCTCCCTCGTCGGGGGACTGAGCACGTCGATAG GTGCACTATTCGTGGTCCTGAGTCGCACTCCCAATCTGAAGATGCTTGGGCTTTTACAG GGTTTTGCTGCTGGTCTTATGCTGAGCATATCTTTCTTAGACTTGGCACATAATGCTCTGAATTCCATTGGCTTCTTAAAAGGCAACCTCTGG TTCTTTGCAGGTGTCATTTTTTTTGCTTTCATTGTGAATTTCATCCCAGAACCAACACTTGTTCCCACTAAAGATGCAAGAAAAAAGCAG AAGGATGATGATGGAGCAGGTAAGGACCTGATGAAAAAGCACCGACGCCAAGTTTTGTTTAGTGGAATTATCACAGCAATAG GCATAAGTTTGCACAATTTTCCAGAGGGAATGGCAGTGTTTCTTGGATCGATGAAG GGGCTTCGGGTTGGCCTTAACTTGGCTTTGGCTATTGCTCTGCATAACATTCCAGAG GGTGTTGCTGTAGCACTTCCTATCTACTTTGCAACAGAAAG TAAATGGCAGGCATTCAAACTGGCAACACTTTCTGGTTTTGCTGAGCCCCTAGGTGTGATTATTGTAG CTTACCTGTTCCCGAGCAGTCTAAACCCTGAAATTCTTGAGGGCTTACTTGGATCAG TTGGGGGAGTAATGGCTTTTCTCACCTTGCATGAAATGCTACCCCTGGCATTTGATTATGCTGGGCAGAAACAAGCCGTCAAGGCTGTCTTCCTAGGCATGGCTTTCATGTCGGCAAG CCTTTACTTTTTAGAGGTGAGCTTGCCGAAGGAGATGAGCTTGTAG
- the LOC131220988 gene encoding zinc transporter ZTP29-like isoform X2, translated as MLGLLQGFAAGLMLSISFLDLAHNALNSIGFLKGNLWFFAGVIFFAFIVNFIPEPTLVPTKDARKKQKDDDGAGKDLMKKHRRQVLFSGIITAIGISLHNFPEGMAVFLGSMKGLRVGLNLALAIALHNIPEGVAVALPIYFATESKWQAFKLATLSGFAEPLGVIIVAYLFPSSLNPEILEGLLGSVGGVMAFLTLHEMLPLAFDYAGQKQAVKAVFLGMAFMSASLYFLEVSLPKEMSL; from the exons ATGCTTGGGCTTTTACAG GGTTTTGCTGCTGGTCTTATGCTGAGCATATCTTTCTTAGACTTGGCACATAATGCTCTGAATTCCATTGGCTTCTTAAAAGGCAACCTCTGG TTCTTTGCAGGTGTCATTTTTTTTGCTTTCATTGTGAATTTCATCCCAGAACCAACACTTGTTCCCACTAAAGATGCAAGAAAAAAGCAG AAGGATGATGATGGAGCAGGTAAGGACCTGATGAAAAAGCACCGACGCCAAGTTTTGTTTAGTGGAATTATCACAGCAATAG GCATAAGTTTGCACAATTTTCCAGAGGGAATGGCAGTGTTTCTTGGATCGATGAAG GGGCTTCGGGTTGGCCTTAACTTGGCTTTGGCTATTGCTCTGCATAACATTCCAGAG GGTGTTGCTGTAGCACTTCCTATCTACTTTGCAACAGAAAG TAAATGGCAGGCATTCAAACTGGCAACACTTTCTGGTTTTGCTGAGCCCCTAGGTGTGATTATTGTAG CTTACCTGTTCCCGAGCAGTCTAAACCCTGAAATTCTTGAGGGCTTACTTGGATCAG TTGGGGGAGTAATGGCTTTTCTCACCTTGCATGAAATGCTACCCCTGGCATTTGATTATGCTGGGCAGAAACAAGCCGTCAAGGCTGTCTTCCTAGGCATGGCTTTCATGTCGGCAAG CCTTTACTTTTTAGAGGTGAGCTTGCCGAAGGAGATGAGCTTGTAG